The following coding sequences lie in one Syngnathoides biaculeatus isolate LvHL_M chromosome 16, ASM1980259v1, whole genome shotgun sequence genomic window:
- the col1a1a gene encoding collagen, type I, alpha 1a isoform X2, with the protein MCDEVICEDTTDCPNPVIPHDECCPICPDDGYHGQSQVEGPKGDRGPKGDRGPVGPAGNDGIPGQPGLPGPPGPPGPPGLGGNFSPQMSSGYEDKSPVMPVPGPMGPMGPRGAPGPPGPSGPQGFTGPPGESGEAGPAGAMGPRGPPGPSGKNGEDGESGKPGRPGERGPAGAQGARGFPGTPGLPGIKGHRGFSGLDGAKGDSGPAGPKGETGAAGENGTPGAMGPRGLPGERGRAGPAGAAGARGNDGAAGAAGPPGPSGPAGPPGFPGGPGAKGEAGAQGARGPEGPAGARGEPGNPGPAGAAGPSGNPGADGAAGPKGLPGAAGVAGAPGFPGPRGPPGNQGAAGAPGPKGNTGEAGPPGAKGEPGAKGDAGAPGVQGPAGPSGEEGKRGARGEPGPVGGRGVPGERGATGGRGFPGADGASGPKGATGERGAPGVAGPKGSTGEPGRTGEAGLPGAKGMTGSPGSPGPDGKMGATGAPGQDGRPGPPGSVGARGQPGVMGFPGPKGAAGDAGKSGERGVMGPTGPVGAPGKDGEVGAQGPAGPNGPAGERGEQGPAGPPGFQGLPGPQGAIGETGKSGEQGVPGEAGATGPTGARGDRGFPGERGAPGPMGPAGTRGSPGSAGNEGSKGDAGAPGAPGAQGPPGLQGMPGERGAAGLPGLRGDRGEQGAKGTDGAPGKDGPRGMGGAIGLPGPAGATGDKGESGPAGPVGPAGARGAPGERGEAGPPGPAGFAGPPGADGLVGAKGEAGNNGAKGDAGPPGPSGPTGAPGPQGPVGNSGPKGARGPAGPPGATGFPGAAGRVGPPGPAGNAGPAGPSGPGGKEGPKGNRGDTGPAGRPGEIGAPGVPGPAGEKGSPGADGAPGSAGIPGPQGISGQRGIVGLSGMRGERGFPGLPGPTGEPGKQGHAGPSGERGPAGPMGPPGLAGPAGETGREGSPGNEGSAGRDGPAGPKGARGEAGPAGAPGAPGPPGAPGPVGPAGKNGDRGETGAAGPAGPAGPAGPRGPAGAAGLRGDKGETGETGERGLKGHRGFTGMQGAPGPAGHAGEAGPAGVAGPAGPRGASGAAGSPGKDGMTGLSGPTGPPGPRGRSGEMGPSGPPGPPGPPGAPGAPGGGFDLGFIAQPQEKGPDPFRLYRADDANVLRDRDLEVDGTLKTLSQQIEQIRSPDGTRKNPARTCRDLKMCHPDWKSGEYWIDPDQGCTQDAIKVYCNMETGETCVAPTQREVAMKNWYISKNIKEKKHVWFGEAMNEGFQFEYGSEGSLPEDVNIQMTFLRLMSTEASQNITYHCKNSISYMDAATGNLKKAVILQGSNEIEIRAEGNSRFTYSVLEDGCTSHTGAWGKTIIEYKTSKTSRLPIIDIAPMDVGAPDQEFGLEVGPVCFL; encoded by the exons ATGTGCGATGAAGTCATCTGCGAGGACACGACCGACTGCCCCAACCCCGTCATCCCCCACGACGAGTGCTGCCCCATCTGTCCCGACGACG GCTACCATGGTCAATCTCAGGTCGAG GGACCCAAGGGAGATCGTGGACCCAAGGGAGATAGG GGTCCTGTTGGTCCCGCTGGTAACGATGGTATCCCCGGCCAGCCTGGTCTGCCTGGACCTCCTGGCCCCCCTGGACCCCCTGGCCTCGGTGGA AACTTCTCCCCTCAGATGTCTAGCGGCTATGAGGACAAGTCTCCTGTCATGCCGGTTCCTGGACCCATG GGCCCAATGGGACCTCGTGGAGCCCCTGGACCTCCTGGTCCTAGC GGCCCCCAGGGTTTCACTGGTCCCCCCGGTGAGTCTGGAGAGGCCGGACCTGCT GGAGCCATGGGCCCCCGTGGACCCCCTGGACCCTCTGGCAAGAACGGAGAGGAT GGTGAATCTGGCAAACCAGGACGTCCTGGTGAGCGTGGACCCGCCGGCGCTCAG GGTGCTCGCGGTTTCCCCGGAACCCCCGGTCTGCCCGGCATCAAGGGACACAGA GGATTCAGTGGTCTGGATGGTGCCAAGGGAGACAGTGGCCCTGCTGGACCTAAG GGAGAGACTGGAGCTGCTGGTGAGAACGGAACTCCTGGTGCTatg GGACCTCGTGGTCTGCCTGGTGAGAGAGGTCGCGCTGGCCCTGCTGGAGCTGCT GGTGCTCGTGGTAACGATGGTGCCGCCGGTGCTGCCGGACCTCCC GGTCCCAGTGGCCCCGCTGGACCTCCTGGATTCCCCGGTGGCCCTGGAGCTAAG GGTGAGGCTGGAGCCCAGGGTGCTCGTGGACCCGAGGGCCCTGCTGGAGCCCGTGGTGAGCCCGGTAACCCTGGACCCGCTGGTGCTGCCGGACCTTCT GGTAACCCTGGAGCTGATGGAGCTGCTGGACCTAAGGGACTCCCT GGTGCTGCTGGAGTTGCTGGAGCTCCCGGATTCCCCGGACCCCGTGGACCCCCAGGAAACCAAGGTGCTGCTGGTGCCCCCGGACCCAAGGGTAACACT GGTGAGGCTGGTCCCCCTGGAGCCAAGGGAGAGCCTGGTGCCAAGGGAGATGCT GGTGCCCCTGGAGTTCAAGGACCTGCTGGACCTTCCGGTGAGGAGGGCAAGAGAGGAGCAAGAGGAGAGCCTGGTCCCGTTGGAGGCCGTGGAGTTCCTGGCGAGCGC GGTGCAACTGGCGGTCGTGGTTTCCCTGGTGCTGATGGCGCTTCTGGACCCAAA GGTGCCACTGGTGAGCGTGGTGCCCCTGGTGTTGCTGGACCTAAAGGTTCCACCGGTGAGCCCGGCCGCACTGGTGAGGCTGGCTTGCCCGGAGCTAAG GGTATGACTGGCAGCCCTGGCAGCCCTGGACCCGATGGCAAGATGGGAGCTACT GGTGCCCCTGGACAAGATGGTCGCCCTGGACCCCCTGGCTCTGTTGGAGCCAGAGGCCAGCCCGGTGTCATGGGATTCCCCGGACCCAAGGGAGCTGCT GGCGATGCTGGAAAGTCCGGCGAGAGAGGAGTGATGGGACCTACTGGGCCTGTT GGTGCCCCCGGAAAGGACGGCGAGGTTGGCGCTCAGGGACCTGCTGGACCTAAC GGACCTGCTGGTGAGAGAGGTGAGCAGGGACCTGCCGGACCTCCTGGATTCCAGGGACTTCCAGGACCCCAGGGTGCCATTGGTGAGACTGGCAAGTCCGGAGAGCAG ggTGTGCCCGGAGAGGCTGGAGCTACAGGACCTACTGGTGCTAGA GGTGACAGAGGTTTCCCCGGTGAGCGTGGTGCCCCCGGTCCCATGGGACCTGCTGGTACCCGTGGATCCCCTGGATCTGCTGGAAATGAGGGTTCTAAG GGAGATGCTGGAGCACCTGGTGCTCCCGGAGCTCAGGGCCCACCCGGACTGCAGGGAATGCCTGGTGAGCGTGGTGCTGCCGGTCTTCCAGGACTGAGAGGAGACAGA GGTGAACAAGGAGCTAAGGGTACCGATGGCGCTCCTGGCAAAGATGGTCCTCGTGGAATGGGTGGTGCTATTGGACTTCCCGGACCTGCTGGAGCCACCGGAGACAAGGGTGAGAGTGGCCCCGCTGGACCTGTTGGACCTGCTGGAGCCCGTGGAGCCCCT GGTGAGCGTGGTGAGGCAGGACCACCCGGACCTGCTGGATTTGCTGGACCTCCT GGTGCCGATGGTCTTGTTGGCGCTAAGGGAGAGGCTGGTAACAATGGTGCTAAGGGTGATGCTGGTCCTCCTGGTCCTTCTGGACCCACTGGTGCCCCCGGACCTCAG GGTCCCGTTGGAAACTCTGGCCCCAAGGGAGCTCGCGGACCCGCTGGACCTCCT GGTGCTACAGGCTTCCCTGGTGCTGCTGGCAGAGTTGGACCACCTGGCCCCGCT ggCAATGCTGGACCTGCTGGGCCTTCTGGACCCGGTGGAAAGGAAGGACCCAAAGGAAACCGTGGTGACACCGGACCTGCTGGTCGCCCTGGTGAGATTGGAGCTCCTGGAGTCCCTGGTCCCGCTGGTGAGAAGGGTAGCCCTGGTGCCGATGGTGCTCCT GGTAGTGCTGGTATTCCTGGACCTCAGGGTATCAGTGGACAGCGTGGTATTGTCGGTCTGTCTGGAATGAGAGGAGAGAGAGGTTTCCCCGGTCTCCCTGGACCTACT ggagagcccggaaagCAGGGACACGCTGGCCCCAGTGGTGAGCGTGGACCTGCTGGCCCAATGGGACCCCCTGGATTGGCTGGACCCGCTGGTGAGACCGGACGTGAG GGTTCCCCTGGTAATGAGGGATCTGCTGGCCGTGATGGACCTGCTGGACCCAAG GGAGCCCGTGGAGAGGCTGGCCCTGCTGGAGCTCCTGGTGCCCCCGGACCCCCTGGTGCCCCTGGACCCGTCGGACCTGCTGGAAAGAACGGTGACCGTGGAGAGACT GGAGCTGCTGGCCCTGCTGGCCCTGCTGGTCCTGCTGGACCTCGTGGCCCCGCT GGAGCCGCTGGACTTCGTGGAGACAAGGGAGAGACTGGTGAGACTGGTGAGAGAGGCCTGAAGGGACACAGAGGATTCACTGGAATGCAGGGAGCTCCTGGACCCGCT GGCCATGCTGGAGAGGCAGGACCTGCTGGTGTTGCTGGACCCGCTGGACCTAGA GGAGCTTCTGGAGCTGCCGGTTCTCCTGGTAAGGATGGTATGACTGGCCTTTCTGGTCCCACTGGACCTCCTGGACCTCGTGGACGCTCTGGCGAGATGGGACCTTCT GGTCCTCCCGGACCTCCCGGACCCCCCGGCGCACCAGGCGCCCCTGGTGGCGGATTTGACCTCGGTTTCATTGCCCAGCCCCAGGAGAAGGGACCCGATCCCTTCCGTCTGTACCGTGCCGATGACGCTAATGTTCTGCGTGACCGCGACCTTGAGGTGGACGGCACTCTGAAGACCCTCAGCCAGCAGATTGAGCAGATCCGCAGCCCCGATGGTACTCGCAAGAACCCTGCCAGAACCTGCCGTGACCTGAAAATGTGCCACCCAGACTGGAAGAGCG GAGAGTACTGGATTGACCCCGACCAGGGCTGCACTCAGGATGCCATCAAGGTTTATTGCAACATGGAGACTGGAGAGACCTGCGTGGCCCCAACTCAGCGTGAGGTTGCCATGAAGAACTGGTACATCAGCAAGAACATCAAGGAGAAGAAGCATGTCTGGTTTGGCGAGGCAATGAATGAGGGCTTCCAG TTCGAGTACGGCAGCGAGGGCTCTCTGCCAGAAGATGTCAACATCCAGATGACCTTCCTGCGTCTCATGTCAACTGAGGCTTCCCAGAACATCACATACCACTGCAAGAACAGCATCTCCTACATGGATGCTGCCACTGGCAACCTGAAGAAGGCTGTGATCCTCCAGGGCTCCAACGAGATTGAGATCAGAGCTGAGGGCAACAGCCGCTTCACCTACAGTGTCCTGGAGGATGGCTGCACG TCACACACCGGTGCATGGGGCAAGACAATCATTGAGTACAAGACATCGAAAACATCTCGCCTGCCCATCATTGACATCGCTCCTATGGATGTTGGTGCTCCAGACCAAGAGTTTGGCCTTGAAGTTGGACCTGTctgtttcttgtaa
- the col1a1a gene encoding collagen, type I, alpha 1a isoform X1 produces MFSFVDMRLALLLSAAVLLVRAQGEDDSKSGSCTHDGQVFADRDVWKPEPCQICVCDSGTVMCDEVICEDTTDCPNPVIPHDECCPICPDDGYHGQSQVEGPKGDRGPKGDRGPVGPAGNDGIPGQPGLPGPPGPPGPPGLGGNFSPQMSSGYEDKSPVMPVPGPMGPMGPRGAPGPPGPSGPQGFTGPPGESGEAGPAGAMGPRGPPGPSGKNGEDGESGKPGRPGERGPAGAQGARGFPGTPGLPGIKGHRGFSGLDGAKGDSGPAGPKGETGAAGENGTPGAMGPRGLPGERGRAGPAGAAGARGNDGAAGAAGPPGPSGPAGPPGFPGGPGAKGEAGAQGARGPEGPAGARGEPGNPGPAGAAGPSGNPGADGAAGPKGLPGAAGVAGAPGFPGPRGPPGNQGAAGAPGPKGNTGEAGPPGAKGEPGAKGDAGAPGVQGPAGPSGEEGKRGARGEPGPVGGRGVPGERGATGGRGFPGADGASGPKGATGERGAPGVAGPKGSTGEPGRTGEAGLPGAKGMTGSPGSPGPDGKMGATGAPGQDGRPGPPGSVGARGQPGVMGFPGPKGAAGDAGKSGERGVMGPTGPVGAPGKDGEVGAQGPAGPNGPAGERGEQGPAGPPGFQGLPGPQGAIGETGKSGEQGVPGEAGATGPTGARGDRGFPGERGAPGPMGPAGTRGSPGSAGNEGSKGDAGAPGAPGAQGPPGLQGMPGERGAAGLPGLRGDRGEQGAKGTDGAPGKDGPRGMGGAIGLPGPAGATGDKGESGPAGPVGPAGARGAPGERGEAGPPGPAGFAGPPGADGLVGAKGEAGNNGAKGDAGPPGPSGPTGAPGPQGPVGNSGPKGARGPAGPPGATGFPGAAGRVGPPGPAGNAGPAGPSGPGGKEGPKGNRGDTGPAGRPGEIGAPGVPGPAGEKGSPGADGAPGSAGIPGPQGISGQRGIVGLSGMRGERGFPGLPGPTGEPGKQGHAGPSGERGPAGPMGPPGLAGPAGETGREGSPGNEGSAGRDGPAGPKGARGEAGPAGAPGAPGPPGAPGPVGPAGKNGDRGETGAAGPAGPAGPAGPRGPAGAAGLRGDKGETGETGERGLKGHRGFTGMQGAPGPAGHAGEAGPAGVAGPAGPRGASGAAGSPGKDGMTGLSGPTGPPGPRGRSGEMGPSGPPGPPGPPGAPGAPGGGFDLGFIAQPQEKGPDPFRLYRADDANVLRDRDLEVDGTLKTLSQQIEQIRSPDGTRKNPARTCRDLKMCHPDWKSGEYWIDPDQGCTQDAIKVYCNMETGETCVAPTQREVAMKNWYISKNIKEKKHVWFGEAMNEGFQFEYGSEGSLPEDVNIQMTFLRLMSTEASQNITYHCKNSISYMDAATGNLKKAVILQGSNEIEIRAEGNSRFTYSVLEDGCTSHTGAWGKTIIEYKTSKTSRLPIIDIAPMDVGAPDQEFGLEVGPVCFL; encoded by the exons ATGTTCAGCTTTGTGGATATGCGGCTGGCGCTGCTGCTCAGCGCAGCGGTGCTTCTGGTGAGAGCCCAGGGCGAGGACGACA GCAAAAGCGGGAGCTGCACCCACGATGGCCAGGTGTTTGCTGACCGTGACGTGTGGAAACCCGAACCATGCCAGATCTGCGTGTGCGACAGCGGCACCGTGATGTGCGATGAAGTCATCTGCGAGGACACGACCGACTGCCCCAACCCCGTCATCCCCCACGACGAGTGCTGCCCCATCTGTCCCGACGACG GCTACCATGGTCAATCTCAGGTCGAG GGACCCAAGGGAGATCGTGGACCCAAGGGAGATAGG GGTCCTGTTGGTCCCGCTGGTAACGATGGTATCCCCGGCCAGCCTGGTCTGCCTGGACCTCCTGGCCCCCCTGGACCCCCTGGCCTCGGTGGA AACTTCTCCCCTCAGATGTCTAGCGGCTATGAGGACAAGTCTCCTGTCATGCCGGTTCCTGGACCCATG GGCCCAATGGGACCTCGTGGAGCCCCTGGACCTCCTGGTCCTAGC GGCCCCCAGGGTTTCACTGGTCCCCCCGGTGAGTCTGGAGAGGCCGGACCTGCT GGAGCCATGGGCCCCCGTGGACCCCCTGGACCCTCTGGCAAGAACGGAGAGGAT GGTGAATCTGGCAAACCAGGACGTCCTGGTGAGCGTGGACCCGCCGGCGCTCAG GGTGCTCGCGGTTTCCCCGGAACCCCCGGTCTGCCCGGCATCAAGGGACACAGA GGATTCAGTGGTCTGGATGGTGCCAAGGGAGACAGTGGCCCTGCTGGACCTAAG GGAGAGACTGGAGCTGCTGGTGAGAACGGAACTCCTGGTGCTatg GGACCTCGTGGTCTGCCTGGTGAGAGAGGTCGCGCTGGCCCTGCTGGAGCTGCT GGTGCTCGTGGTAACGATGGTGCCGCCGGTGCTGCCGGACCTCCC GGTCCCAGTGGCCCCGCTGGACCTCCTGGATTCCCCGGTGGCCCTGGAGCTAAG GGTGAGGCTGGAGCCCAGGGTGCTCGTGGACCCGAGGGCCCTGCTGGAGCCCGTGGTGAGCCCGGTAACCCTGGACCCGCTGGTGCTGCCGGACCTTCT GGTAACCCTGGAGCTGATGGAGCTGCTGGACCTAAGGGACTCCCT GGTGCTGCTGGAGTTGCTGGAGCTCCCGGATTCCCCGGACCCCGTGGACCCCCAGGAAACCAAGGTGCTGCTGGTGCCCCCGGACCCAAGGGTAACACT GGTGAGGCTGGTCCCCCTGGAGCCAAGGGAGAGCCTGGTGCCAAGGGAGATGCT GGTGCCCCTGGAGTTCAAGGACCTGCTGGACCTTCCGGTGAGGAGGGCAAGAGAGGAGCAAGAGGAGAGCCTGGTCCCGTTGGAGGCCGTGGAGTTCCTGGCGAGCGC GGTGCAACTGGCGGTCGTGGTTTCCCTGGTGCTGATGGCGCTTCTGGACCCAAA GGTGCCACTGGTGAGCGTGGTGCCCCTGGTGTTGCTGGACCTAAAGGTTCCACCGGTGAGCCCGGCCGCACTGGTGAGGCTGGCTTGCCCGGAGCTAAG GGTATGACTGGCAGCCCTGGCAGCCCTGGACCCGATGGCAAGATGGGAGCTACT GGTGCCCCTGGACAAGATGGTCGCCCTGGACCCCCTGGCTCTGTTGGAGCCAGAGGCCAGCCCGGTGTCATGGGATTCCCCGGACCCAAGGGAGCTGCT GGCGATGCTGGAAAGTCCGGCGAGAGAGGAGTGATGGGACCTACTGGGCCTGTT GGTGCCCCCGGAAAGGACGGCGAGGTTGGCGCTCAGGGACCTGCTGGACCTAAC GGACCTGCTGGTGAGAGAGGTGAGCAGGGACCTGCCGGACCTCCTGGATTCCAGGGACTTCCAGGACCCCAGGGTGCCATTGGTGAGACTGGCAAGTCCGGAGAGCAG ggTGTGCCCGGAGAGGCTGGAGCTACAGGACCTACTGGTGCTAGA GGTGACAGAGGTTTCCCCGGTGAGCGTGGTGCCCCCGGTCCCATGGGACCTGCTGGTACCCGTGGATCCCCTGGATCTGCTGGAAATGAGGGTTCTAAG GGAGATGCTGGAGCACCTGGTGCTCCCGGAGCTCAGGGCCCACCCGGACTGCAGGGAATGCCTGGTGAGCGTGGTGCTGCCGGTCTTCCAGGACTGAGAGGAGACAGA GGTGAACAAGGAGCTAAGGGTACCGATGGCGCTCCTGGCAAAGATGGTCCTCGTGGAATGGGTGGTGCTATTGGACTTCCCGGACCTGCTGGAGCCACCGGAGACAAGGGTGAGAGTGGCCCCGCTGGACCTGTTGGACCTGCTGGAGCCCGTGGAGCCCCT GGTGAGCGTGGTGAGGCAGGACCACCCGGACCTGCTGGATTTGCTGGACCTCCT GGTGCCGATGGTCTTGTTGGCGCTAAGGGAGAGGCTGGTAACAATGGTGCTAAGGGTGATGCTGGTCCTCCTGGTCCTTCTGGACCCACTGGTGCCCCCGGACCTCAG GGTCCCGTTGGAAACTCTGGCCCCAAGGGAGCTCGCGGACCCGCTGGACCTCCT GGTGCTACAGGCTTCCCTGGTGCTGCTGGCAGAGTTGGACCACCTGGCCCCGCT ggCAATGCTGGACCTGCTGGGCCTTCTGGACCCGGTGGAAAGGAAGGACCCAAAGGAAACCGTGGTGACACCGGACCTGCTGGTCGCCCTGGTGAGATTGGAGCTCCTGGAGTCCCTGGTCCCGCTGGTGAGAAGGGTAGCCCTGGTGCCGATGGTGCTCCT GGTAGTGCTGGTATTCCTGGACCTCAGGGTATCAGTGGACAGCGTGGTATTGTCGGTCTGTCTGGAATGAGAGGAGAGAGAGGTTTCCCCGGTCTCCCTGGACCTACT ggagagcccggaaagCAGGGACACGCTGGCCCCAGTGGTGAGCGTGGACCTGCTGGCCCAATGGGACCCCCTGGATTGGCTGGACCCGCTGGTGAGACCGGACGTGAG GGTTCCCCTGGTAATGAGGGATCTGCTGGCCGTGATGGACCTGCTGGACCCAAG GGAGCCCGTGGAGAGGCTGGCCCTGCTGGAGCTCCTGGTGCCCCCGGACCCCCTGGTGCCCCTGGACCCGTCGGACCTGCTGGAAAGAACGGTGACCGTGGAGAGACT GGAGCTGCTGGCCCTGCTGGCCCTGCTGGTCCTGCTGGACCTCGTGGCCCCGCT GGAGCCGCTGGACTTCGTGGAGACAAGGGAGAGACTGGTGAGACTGGTGAGAGAGGCCTGAAGGGACACAGAGGATTCACTGGAATGCAGGGAGCTCCTGGACCCGCT GGCCATGCTGGAGAGGCAGGACCTGCTGGTGTTGCTGGACCCGCTGGACCTAGA GGAGCTTCTGGAGCTGCCGGTTCTCCTGGTAAGGATGGTATGACTGGCCTTTCTGGTCCCACTGGACCTCCTGGACCTCGTGGACGCTCTGGCGAGATGGGACCTTCT GGTCCTCCCGGACCTCCCGGACCCCCCGGCGCACCAGGCGCCCCTGGTGGCGGATTTGACCTCGGTTTCATTGCCCAGCCCCAGGAGAAGGGACCCGATCCCTTCCGTCTGTACCGTGCCGATGACGCTAATGTTCTGCGTGACCGCGACCTTGAGGTGGACGGCACTCTGAAGACCCTCAGCCAGCAGATTGAGCAGATCCGCAGCCCCGATGGTACTCGCAAGAACCCTGCCAGAACCTGCCGTGACCTGAAAATGTGCCACCCAGACTGGAAGAGCG GAGAGTACTGGATTGACCCCGACCAGGGCTGCACTCAGGATGCCATCAAGGTTTATTGCAACATGGAGACTGGAGAGACCTGCGTGGCCCCAACTCAGCGTGAGGTTGCCATGAAGAACTGGTACATCAGCAAGAACATCAAGGAGAAGAAGCATGTCTGGTTTGGCGAGGCAATGAATGAGGGCTTCCAG TTCGAGTACGGCAGCGAGGGCTCTCTGCCAGAAGATGTCAACATCCAGATGACCTTCCTGCGTCTCATGTCAACTGAGGCTTCCCAGAACATCACATACCACTGCAAGAACAGCATCTCCTACATGGATGCTGCCACTGGCAACCTGAAGAAGGCTGTGATCCTCCAGGGCTCCAACGAGATTGAGATCAGAGCTGAGGGCAACAGCCGCTTCACCTACAGTGTCCTGGAGGATGGCTGCACG TCACACACCGGTGCATGGGGCAAGACAATCATTGAGTACAAGACATCGAAAACATCTCGCCTGCCCATCATTGACATCGCTCCTATGGATGTTGGTGCTCCAGACCAAGAGTTTGGCCTTGAAGTTGGACCTGTctgtttcttgtaa